GAAGCACGCGTTCCAGAACCGCGCCCCAGGCCATGGCGTTCACGCCATAGTACAGGATCAAGCCAAAAACGCCGACCAAAAACGACTGGCCCCCGGTCCAGTTTCCGTACAAGAGCGCAACTGACGCTATGAGGAGCAGTGTGCGTGTTATGATCCGCCACATAGTGCGAGCAATTGTTTTCCAATACTATCCCAATTATACCTCTTTTCCGCAAGTGCGCGAGCAGCTTTCCCCATGACTGCGCGCTTTGACGGATCAGCAAGCACAGTGCTGATTGCGGCAGCGAGCGCTTGTTCGTCCTTAATAGGCACTGTGATGCCGGACACGCCATCCTCGTACACGGACCGGACCCCGGGTAAATTTGACGTAATCACCGGCGTGCCAGCTGCCATGGATTCAGCCAAAACAATCCCGAATGATTCTGACTGGTCAATGGACGGCAAAACCGTGACTGCCGCGGTTTGATACAGCTTCATCAATTCCTCATCTGATACGCCGCCTGCAAAGTTGACGCGGCCACTGACACCCAACTCTTGGGCTAATTTTTTGTACTGTTCCGCCAACTCCCCTTTTCCGGCTATGACAAGCCTTACTTCCCCCCTTGTATTCAGGAGGGGACCAAGGGGGGGTCTCGCAACCAACGAAAATGCCTTAATCAGGTATTCCACGCCCTTAAAATAGTGCGCCCTATCCAAACCCCCCACGAACAAAACTATATTCTCCCGCGGCGCGGGATTGAACGTAAACCGCTCAAAATCAACGCCAATGGGAATGACGCGGAATTTTTTGTCATCTGACCAAAAGCGCCGCAAATCCGAATGCCGCGCATAATCTTCACTTGATGCGAGCACCGCATCTGCGGCGTTGATGATCCGCGGCAGAAAAAATGCCGTGGCATACCAAAATACTAAGCCTTTCAACCCCGAACCTACCACATCCATGTTGTAGTTGAGGATAAGCTTGAACCCATATTTCTTTTTTGCGCGATACACGGCCCGCATGCCCCCGAAAAACGGGTACTGCAAAATGACTGCATCAAAACCGCGCAGTTGACGTTCCAACTGCGGCACCCAAGCCGCGTTCCCGTATTTGAGCTTAGGCTCAAGCAGAATCACCTCCCCCTCCTTTATTAAGGAGGGGGTCGGGGGGTGGTCAGGTGCGGGGCTATATCCGTAATTCGGCGTAAACACGGACACACTCTGCCCTTGGCCCGCCAAAAGCCGCGCATGATGGTACGCGATGGTCCCCATGCCTCCGCGGTACGGAGGAAATACCGGCGTGACAACGGCTATCTTCATATGAGTCGCACGATATGGAAATACAGTGACGAAAACGGGCTCATGACATAGGTGAGCGCCGGATTCCTGATTTCGGAAAACGAAAATCCCGCATCCATGGTCCTAAAAATCTTTCGGTCATTGACCGT
This sequence is a window from Parcubacteria group bacterium. Protein-coding genes within it:
- a CDS encoding glycosyltransferase family 4 protein, with amino-acid sequence MKIAVVTPVFPPYRGGMGTIAYHHARLLAGQGQSVSVFTPNYGYSPAPDHPPTPSLIKEGEVILLEPKLKYGNAAWVPQLERQLRGFDAVILQYPFFGGMRAVYRAKKKYGFKLILNYNMDVVGSGLKGLVFWYATAFFLPRIINAADAVLASSEDYARHSDLRRFWSDDKKFRVIPIGVDFERFTFNPAPRENIVLFVGGLDRAHYFKGVEYLIKAFSLVARPPLGPLLNTRGEVRLVIAGKGELAEQYKKLAQELGVSGRVNFAGGVSDEELMKLYQTAAVTVLPSIDQSESFGIVLAESMAAGTPVITSNLPGVRSVYEDGVSGITVPIKDEQALAAAISTVLADPSKRAVMGKAARALAEKRYNWDSIGKQLLALCGGS